A part of Ziziphus jujuba cultivar Dongzao chromosome 8, ASM3175591v1 genomic DNA contains:
- the LOC107414163 gene encoding anaphase-promoting complex subunit 10, with amino-acid sequence MATESSEGEEEAKLTGGNKVLMVDDDLREMGKKAAWSVSSCKPGNGVSSLRDDNLDTYWQSDGAQPHLVNVQFQKKVKLQLVVLYVDFKLDESYTPCKISIRAGDGFHNLKEIKVVELDKQTGWVSISLSGNDPRETFVNTFMLQIAVLSNHINGRDTHVRQIKVYGPRPNPIPHQAFQFTSMEFITYASVR; translated from the exons ATGGCGACGGAGTCTTCTGAGGGAGAAGAGGAAGCGAAGCTGACAGGAGGGAATAAGGTGCTGATGGTGGACGATGATCTCAGAGAAATGGGTAAGAAGGCCGCTTGGAGTGTCAGCTCTTGCAAGCCCGGCAATGGCGTCTCTTCTCTCCGCGACGATAATCTCGACACCTATTGGCA GTCAGACGGTGCACAGCCTCACCTGGTAAATGTTCAATTCCAGAAGAAAGTAAAGCTCCAA cTTGTTGTTCTATATGTGGATTTCAAACTTGATGAAAGCTATACGCCGTGTAAGATATCTATCCGAGCAGGGGATGGATTCCACAACTTAAAG GAGATAAAAGTTGTGGAACTTGATAAGCAAACCGGTTGGGTTAGTATATCCTTGTCAGGAAATGATCCAAG GGAAACTTTTGTCAATACTTTTATGTTGCAAATTGCTGTGTTATCAAATCATATTAATGGGAGGGATACCCATGTTCGCCAAATCAAAGTTTACGGGCCTCGACC GAACCCTATTCCTCATCAAGCATTTCAATTTACTTCAATGGAATTCATTACCTATGCATCTGTAAGATGA
- the LOC107404407 gene encoding uncharacterized protein LOC107404407, producing the protein MITQLVSFHFQYKPPLQLQGPLSGRLSQSAPNPFRQSCKHFTEIPTKCTFFCSSSPALRKQGLSDKAFATRAASLPNMVKAIRVHELGGPEVLKWEDVEIGEPNEGEIRVRNKAIGLNFIDVYFRKGVYKAAALPFTPGMEAVGVVTAVGPGLTDRKVGDLVAYAGTPMGSYAEEQILPANKVVPVPSSIDPAIAASVMLKGMTAQFLVRRCFKVEAGHTVLVHAAAGGVGSLLCQWANALGATVIGTVSTKEKAAQAKEDGAHHVIIYKEEDFVARVNEITSGNGVDVVYDSVGKDTFQGSLASLKLRGYMVSFGVSSGTPDPVPLSALAVKSLYLTRPSVMQYTATREELLETAGEVFANVASGVLRVRVNHAYPLSEAAQAHADLEGRKTSGSVLLIP; encoded by the exons ATGATAACTCAACTagtttcatttcattttcagTATAAGCCCCCTCTACAGCTTCAAGGGCCGCTCTCTGGTCGACTGTCTCAATCGGCTCCAAACCCTTTTCGTCAAAGTTGTAAACATTTTACAGAGATCCCCACCAAGTGCACGTTCTTCTGCTCTTCATCACCTGCACTTAGAAAGCAGGGATTATCAGATAAAGCGTTTGCCACTCGGGCAGCATCACTACCAAATATGGTTAAGGCCATTAGGGTTCATGAACTTGGTGGACCtgag GTGTTGAAATGGGAAGATGTAGAAATAGGAGAGCCAAATGAGGGTGAGATTCGTGTGAGAAACAAGGCCATTGGtcttaatttcattgatgtatACTTCCGCAAAGGGGTTTACAAAGCTGCTGCATTGCCTTTCACTCCAG GAATGGAGGCTGTTGGCGTTGTGACAGCAGTAGGCCCAGGGCTAACAGACAGGAAGGTTGGCGATCTTGTAGCCTATGCTGGTACTCCAATGGGTTCATATGCTGAAGAACAGATCCTCCCAGCTAATAAAGTTGTGCCTGTTCCTTCCTCTATTGATCCTGCCATTGCAGCATCTGTCATGCTTAAGGGCATGACGGCACAGTTTCTTGTGCGCCGTTGCTTCAag GTTGAAGCAGGACATACAGTTCTTGTTCATGCAGCAGCTGGTGGAGTCGGATCTCTGTTATGCCAGTGGGCTAATGCTCTTGGCGCCACTGTCATTGGAACTGTCTCAACTAAAGAGAAGGCAGCTCAAGCTAAGGAAGATGGGGCTCACCATGTTATCATCTATAAGGAAGAAGATTTTGTTGCTCGTGTGAATGAGATAACATCAGGCAATGGGGTTGATGTTGTCTATGATTCTGTAGGAAAGGATACGTTTCAG GGATCGTTGGCATCCTTAAAACTTCGTGGGTACATGGTGAGTTTTGGGGTGTCATCAGGAACACCAGATCCTGTACCCTTATCAGCTCTTGCGGTGAAATCGCTGTACTTAACAAGGCCTTCTGTGATGCAATACACAGCTACTAGAGAAGAATTATTGGAGACTGCAGGAGAGGTGTTTGCTAACGTTGCATCAGGTGTGCTGCGGGTTCGAGTGAATCATGCATACCCTTTGTCTGAGGCAGCACAAGCACATGCAGATCTTGAGGGTAGGAAAACATCTGGATCTGTTCTGCTGATACCATAG
- the LOC132805090 gene encoding F-box protein At5g07610-like, with the protein MASPNYEAQTQSLFAESVAKNDHLLIEILLRLPTNSLLTFKSVSKYWLSLISSPYFCHRHTTLCNLASGLFLPRNPSDKTNPEFPFINLNRSSQISHPPPFRTLSFINDPSGITILQSCNGLLLCCNFGLDSRNNYYVCNPTTKHYTTLPPLPVNNEAAASTCKTGFSLAFDPSKSPHYRVVCVVNTDSMGQVEIYSSETGSWRLCTVSFPSDLLGYGFHFDGGIFWNGSLHWISIWDSVTAWCTRCALYFNVDEERMSEMPLPPIPEDWEWDD; encoded by the coding sequence ATGGCTTCCCCAAATTATGAAGCACAAACACAGTCACTCTTTGCAGAATCAGTAGCCAAAAATGACCACCTCCTCATTGAAATCCTTCTCCGTCTACCAACCAACTCCTTACTCACCTTCAAATCCGTCTCCAAATATTGGCTTTCTCTAATCTCCAGTCCCTACTTCTGTCATCGCCACACCACTCTCTGCAACCTTGCGTCTGGCCTTTTCTTGCCTCGCAATCCTTCAGACAAAACCAACCCGGAATTCCCCTTCATCAATCTCAACAGGAGCTCTCAAATCTCCCACCCACCACCCTTTAGAACTCTCTCCTTCATCAACGATCCATCAGGTATAACTATCTTGCAGTCATGTAATGGTTTGTTATTGTGTTGTAACTTCGGACTTGATTCGAGGAACAACTACTATGTCTGCAATCCAACTACAAAGCACTATACCACCCTTCCTCCACTGCCCGTTAACAACGAAGCTGCAGCTTCTACTTGTAAGACCGGATTCAGTTTAGCTTTCGATCCTTCCAAATCTCCTCATTACAGAGTTGTTTGTGTTGTGAACACCGACTCCATGGGCCAGGTTGAGATTTATTCATCTGAAACAGGCTCTTGGCGGCTTTGTACTGTTTCTTTCCCCTCAGACTTGCTAGGCTATGGTTTTCATTTCGATGGCGGCATCTTTTGGAATGGTTCTCTTCACTGGATCAGTATTTGGGATTCTGTTACTGCTTGGTGTACCAGATGTGCTTTATATTTCAATGTTGATGAAGAACGCATGAGCGAGATGCCATTGCCTCCCATTCCTGAGGATTGGGAATGGGACGATTAG